In Haliaeetus albicilla chromosome 2, bHalAlb1.1, whole genome shotgun sequence, a single genomic region encodes these proteins:
- the ZNF335 gene encoding zinc finger protein 335 isoform X3 gives MEENAVESSSDAAPQAAREEPSESGLGVGTSEAVSADSSDAASAPGPLSRADDSGVGQSSDSSGVSLEEVSESSSSTDAIPRIYLPDSSSIAQSTLVSSVSTVSQSIMVSESPQVLVHSSVITDGATIVSDSTASTSSDLGSAIDKIIESTIGPDIIQSCIAVTSAEDGGAETTQYLILQGPDDGAPMVSQMATSALANSLAIEAVADGPTSTCLDQPGPSDPSEQLEVLELPAQPDQAREADGGEELDQPDMETLEEMMEVVVVQQFKCKMCQYKSISKKTLINHMKERHFQPVGSALALKKGRSRKGASAPKTAEEEVPEEEEEDDIMDAGAIDDPEEDSDYNPAEDEPRGRQPKYSRTVPTSSEERPRRRPGRPRKFPRLEDMPQDVPEGGEVEPLVTSQSTPSRELQNSEAASSSGLENGTSESLAEPSISQSDSENKDPSSNTGPEDADVIPRRRGRPSRRFLGKKYRKYMGRRYYYKSPKPLMRPYLCRICGSRFLTHDDLRFHVNSHEANDPQLFKCLQCSYRSRRWSSLKEHMFNHVGSKPYKCEECNYTSVYKKDVIRHSTVHSRDRKKRADPPPKLNSFPCPVCNRIYPMQKRLTQHMKTHSTEKPHMCDKCGKSFKKRYTFKMHLLTHIQAIANRRFKCEFCDYVCEDKKVLLNHQLSHMNDKPYKCSFCKYSTFREDFLVSHMAVKHTGGKPFACEFCHFTTKHKKNLRLHVHCRHPDSFEEWAQRHPEEPPCRRRPFFTLQQIEELKQQHSQVQAPAEPEASPPAPLGPVTYHAVQAVPGAEPPILSQDSLGGATIIYEQDVAGSAELATQTALDLLLNMSTQRELATGSLQVAVVKPGDSGEAQAPCEPHAQEEGAETEEQQQKLVTLHMAEPGETLVQEAYEEATLGGSELQQITIPFGGATEYSIITPISEEIQAPGTLYSSEEESPAETSHAVVVSEAVMTEEALKEHNNHYIMSSGIPGSQFHHIEPLSGDAAFPSPVEGQEAQPASVKWPLVQCVTRQLQKDSSLSPASEGQEISSPKVKWPALQGMAKKLSCKVSTAKKLSCKISTAKKFSCKICTAMFTGRAEMESHKRAHIGPSTFKCPDCPFTAALWPEVRSHMVQHASLRPHKCTHCSFASKNKKDLRRHMLTHTNEKPFACQICGQRFNRNGHLKFHMQRLHSSEGKRPGGPAAAAQQTIILNSDEDTLATLQTALQSGQAVLAPERLQQALGQEHIIVAQEQSITSQEEATYIQEITTADGQTVQHLVTSDNQVQYIIAQDGVQHLLPHEYVVVPEGHHIQVQDGQITHIQYEQGSQFLQEPQIQYMPVSPEQQLVTQAQLEAAAHSAVSVADAAMAQAQGVFTAEATAEQIQQLQQGIHYDVITLAD, from the exons ATGGAGGAGAATGCGGTGGAGAGCAGCAGCGACGCGGCCCCGCAGGCGGCGCGGGAGGAGCCCTCCGAGAGCGGCCTGGGCGTCGGGACCTCGGAGGCCGTGTCGGCCGACAGCAGCGACGCCGCCTCGGCCCCCGGACCCCTCTCCCGAGCGGACGACTCCGGCGTGGGCCAGAGCTCCGACAGCAGCGGGGTCTCCTTG gaaGAGGTGTCGGAGAGCAGCTCCAGCACGGATGCCATTCCCCGGATTTACCTGCCAGATTCATCCTCCATCGCCCAGTCCACCTTGGTCTCCAGTGTCTCCACTGTGAGCCAATCCATCATGGTGTCGGAGTCCCCACAAGTCCTGGTCCACTCCAGCGTCATCACTGATGGGGCCACAATCGTGTCAGACTCCACTGCGTCCACTTCCTCGGACCTAGGTTCTGCCATTGACAAAATCATCGAGTCCACAATTGGGCCTGACATCATCCAGA gCTGCATCGCTGTGACCAGTGCAGAGGATGGTGGGGCAGAGACTACGCAGTACCTTATTCTGCAGGGGCCCGATGATG GTGCCCCCATGGTGTCCCAGATGGCCACTTCTGCTCTGGCCAATAGCTTGGCGATAGAAGCTGTTGCTGATGGACCTACCTCCACATGCCTTGACCAGCCTGGTCCTTCAGACCCTTCGGAACAGTTGGAAGTGCTGGAGCTGCCCGCGCAGCCAGATCAGGCCCGAGAGGCGGATGGTGGGGAGGAGCTGGACCAGCCGGACATGGAGACCCTGGAAGAGAtgatggaggtggtggtggtgcagcAGTTCAAGTGCAAGATGTGTCAGTACAAGAGCATCTCCAAGAAAACGCTAATTAACCACATGAAAGAGCGGCACTTCCAGCCAG TGGGTTCAGCTCTGGCTTTGAAGAAGGGACGTTCACGAAAGGGGGCGTCTGCTCCAAAGACTGCAGAGGAGGAGGTCccagaagaagaagaggaggatgaTATCATGGATGCTGGTGCTATTGATGACCCTGAAG AGGATAGTGACTATAACCCAGCTGAGGATGAGCCCCGTGGGCGACAGCCCAAGTACAGCCGCACTGTCCCCACATCCAGCGAGGAGAGGCCACGTCGACGCCCGGGGAGACCCCGCAAGTTTCCACGTCTGGAGGACATGCCCCAGGATGTGCCTGAAG GAGGGGAGGTGGAGCCCTTGGTGACATCCCAAAGCACACCGAGCCGTGAGCTGCAGAACTCGGAAGCAGCCAGTTCCTCTGGCTTGGAGAACGGGACCAGCGAGAGCCTGGCAGAGCCCAGCATCAGCCAGTCTGATTCCGAGAACAAGGACCCTTCCTCCAACACCGGCCCTGAGGATGCAGATGTCATCCCCAGGAGGCGAGGGCGGCCCTCCCGCCGCTTCCTGGGCAAGAAATACCGCAAGTACATGGGGCGCAG GTACTACTACAAGTCACCCAAGCCCCTGATGAGGCCCTACCTGTGTCGGATCTGTGGCTCACGTTTCCTCACGCACGATGATCTGCGTTTCCACGTCAACTCGCACGAGGCCAATGACCCGCAGCTCTTTAAGTGTCTTCAGTGCAGCTACCGCTCCCGGCGCTGGTCCTCCCTCAAG GAACACATGTTCAACCACGTGGGCAGCAAACCCTACAAGTGCGAGGAGTGCAATTACACCAGCGTGTACAAGAAGGATGTCATCCGGCACTCCACAGTGCACAGCCGGGATAG gaagaagAGAGCTGATCCG cccccaaAGCTGAACTCCTTCCCGTGCCCCGTATGCAACCGTATCTACCCCATGCAGAAGAGGCTTACCCAGCACATGAAGACGCACAGCACGGAGAAACCCCACATGTGTGACAAG TGCGGGAAGTCCTTTAAGAAGCGCTACACCTTCAAGATGCACCTGCTGACGCACATCCAGGCGATTGCCAACCGCAG GTTCAAGTGTGAGTTCTGTGACTACGTCTGCGAGGACAAAAAGGTCCTGCTGAATCACCAGCTGTCGCACATGAACGACAAGCCCTACAAGTGCAGCTTCTGCAAGTACTCCACCTTCCGGGAGGACTTCCTGGTGTCGCACATGGCTGTCAAGCACACGG GAGGGAAGCCATTTGCTTGCGAGTTCTGTCACTTCACCACCAAGCACAAGAAGAACCTGCGCCTCCATGTGCACTGCCGCCATCCTGACTCCTTCGAGGAGTGGGCACAGAGGCACCCCGAGGAGCcgccctgccgccgccgccccttCTTCACCCTGCAGCAGATCGAggagctgaagcagcagcacagccaggtgcAGGCCCCGGCTGAGCCAGAGGCAAGTCCACCG GCACCTCTTGGCCCTGTCACCTACCATGCGGTCCAGGCCGTCCCGGGAGCAGAGCCCCCCATACTCTCGCAGGATTCCCTGGGAGGGGCCACCATCATTTATGAACAAG ATGTGGCTGGATCAGCAGAACTGGCCACGCAGACCGCCCTGGATCTCCTGCTGAACATGAGCACTCAGCGAGAGCTGGCCACGGGCTCGCTGCAG GTGGCAGTGGTGAAGCCAGGTGATTCAGGAGAGGCGCAGGCCCCCTGTGAGCCACATGCACAGGAGGAGGGGGCAGAGactgaggagcagcagcagaagttgGTGACGCTGCACATGGCAGAGCCTGGGGAGACGTTGGTGCAGGAGGCTTATGAGGAAGCGACCTTGGGTGGCTCAGAACTACAGCAGATCACTATCCCCTTTGGCGGGGCGACAGAGTACAGCATCATCACACCCATCAGTGAGGAGATTCAGGCTCCAGGCACGCTGTACAG CAGTGAAGAGGAGAGCCCTGCAGAGACCTCCCATGCAGTTGTGGTGAGTGAAGCTGTGATGACAGAGGAGGCTCTGAAGGAGCATAACAATCACTATATCATGTCGTCCGGCATTCCAGGGAGCCAGTTCCATCACATTGAG CCCCTCAGCGGGGACGCTGCCTTTCCCTCGCCTGTGGAGGGCCAGGAGGCACAGCCTGCCAGCGTCAAGTGGCCCCTGGTGCAGTGTGTCACCAGGCAGCTCCAGAAGGACTCGTCTTTATCCCCAGCCTCCGAGGGACAGGAAATCTCATCCCCAAAGGTCAAGTGGCCTGCGCTCCAAGGCATGGCCAAGAAGCTCTCATGCAAGGTTTCCACAGCCAAGAAGCTCTCGTGCAAGATTTCCACAGCCAAAAAGTTTTCATGCAAGATTTGCACAGCCATGTTCACAGGGAGAGCAGAAATGGAGAGTCACAAGAGAGCCCACATTGGGCCCAGCACCTTCAAGTGTCCTGACTGTCCATTCACTGCAGCCCTCTGGCCGGAGGTTCGG AGCCACATGGTGCAGCATGCCAGCCTTCGGCCACACAAGTGCACCCACTGCAGCTTTGCCTCCAAGAACAAGAAGGACCTGCGCAGGCATATGCTGACACACACCAACGAGAAACCCTTTGCCTGCCAGATCTGTGGGCAGAG GTTCAACCGTAATGGGCACCTCAAGTTCCACATGCAGCGTTTGCACAGCTCGGAGGGGAAAAGGCCAGGGGggcctgcagctgctgcccagcagacCATCATCCTGAACAGTGATGAGGACACACTGGCCACCCTGCAGA CGGCTCTGCAGTCCGGCCAGGCAGTGCTGGCTCCTGAGCGGCTGCAGCAGGCTCTGGGGCAGGAGCACATCATCGTCGCACAGGAGCAGAGCATCACGAGCCAG GAGGAGGCTACTTACATCCAGGAGATCACAACTGCCGACGGACAGACAGTACAGCACTTAGTGACCTCTGACAACCAG GTTCAGTACATCATTGCCCAGGATGGTGTACAGCACTTGCTTCCCCATGAGTATGTTGTTGTCCCGGAAGGACATCACATCCAG GTACAGGATGGTCAGATCACCCACATCCAGTATGAGCAGGGCAGCCAGTTCCTCCAGGAGCCGCAG aTCCAGTACATGCCTGTCTCACCTGAGCAGCAGCTTGTCACCCAGGCACAGCTGGAGGCAGCTGCACACTCGGCAGTCTCAG tggCTGATGCTGCGATGGCCCAGGCGCAGGGCGTGTTCACCGCCGAGGCGACGGCTGAGCAgatccagcagctgcagcaggggatCCACTACGATGTCATCACGCTGGCGGACTAG
- the ZNF335 gene encoding zinc finger protein 335 isoform X1: protein MEENAVESSSDAAPQAAREEPSESGLGVGTSEAVSADSSDAASAPGPLSRADDSGVGQSSDSSGVSLEEVSESSSSTDAIPRIYLPDSSSIAQSTLVSSVSTVSQSIMVSESPQVLVHSSVITDGATIVSDSTASTSSDLGSAIDKIIESTIGPDIIQSCIAVTSAEDGGAETTQYLILQGPDDGAPMVSQMATSALANSLAIEAVADGPTSTCLDQPGPSDPSEQLEVLELPAQPDQAREADGGEELDQPDMETLEEMMEVVVVQQFKCKMCQYKSISKKTLINHMKERHFQPVGSALALKKGRSRKGASAPKTAEEEVPEEEEEDDIMDAGAIDDPEEDSDYNPAEDEPRGRQPKYSRTVPTSSEERPRRRPGRPRKFPRLEDMPQDVPEGGEVEPLVTSQSTPSRELQNSEAASSSGLENGTSESLAEPSISQSDSENKDPSSNTGPEDADVIPRRRGRPSRRFLGKKYRKYMGRRYYYKSPKPLMRPYLCRICGSRFLTHDDLRFHVNSHEANDPQLFKCLQCSYRSRRWSSLKEHMFNHVGSKPYKCEECNYTSVYKKDVIRHSTVHSRDRKKRADPPPKLNSFPCPVCNRIYPMQKRLTQHMKTHSTEKPHMCDKCGKSFKKRYTFKMHLLTHIQAIANRRFKCEFCDYVCEDKKVLLNHQLSHMNDKPYKCSFCKYSTFREDFLVSHMAVKHTGGKPFACEFCHFTTKHKKNLRLHVHCRHPDSFEEWAQRHPEEPPCRRRPFFTLQQIEELKQQHSQVQAPAEPEASPPAPLGPVTYHAVQAVPGAEPPILSQDSLGGATIIYEQDVAGSAELATQTALDLLLNMSTQRELATGSLQVAVVKPGDSGEAQAPCEPHAQEEGAETEEQQQKLVTLHMAEPGETLVQEAYEEATLGGSELQQITIPFGGATEYSIITPISEEIQAPGTLYSSEEESPAETSHAVVVSEAVMTEEALKEHNNHYIMSSGIPGSQFHHIEPLSGDAAFPSPVEGQEAQPASVKWPLVQCVTRQLQKDSSLSPASEGQEISSPKVKWPALQGMAKKLSCKVSTAKKLSCKISTAKKFSCKICTAMFTGRAEMESHKRAHIGPSTFKCPDCPFTAALWPEVRSHMVQHASLRPHKCTHCSFASKNKKDLRRHMLTHTNEKPFACQICGQRFNRNGHLKFHMQRLHSSEGKRPGGPAAAAQQTIILNSDEDTLATLQTALQSGQAVLAPERLQQALGQEHIIVAQEQSITSQEEATYIQEITTADGQTVQHLVTSDNQVQYIIAQDGVQHLLPHEYVVVPEGHHIQVQDGQITHIQYEQGSQFLQEPQIQYMPVSPEQQLVTQAQLEAAAHSAVSAVADAAMAQAQGVFTAEATAEQIQQLQQGIHYDVITLAD, encoded by the exons ATGGAGGAGAATGCGGTGGAGAGCAGCAGCGACGCGGCCCCGCAGGCGGCGCGGGAGGAGCCCTCCGAGAGCGGCCTGGGCGTCGGGACCTCGGAGGCCGTGTCGGCCGACAGCAGCGACGCCGCCTCGGCCCCCGGACCCCTCTCCCGAGCGGACGACTCCGGCGTGGGCCAGAGCTCCGACAGCAGCGGGGTCTCCTTG gaaGAGGTGTCGGAGAGCAGCTCCAGCACGGATGCCATTCCCCGGATTTACCTGCCAGATTCATCCTCCATCGCCCAGTCCACCTTGGTCTCCAGTGTCTCCACTGTGAGCCAATCCATCATGGTGTCGGAGTCCCCACAAGTCCTGGTCCACTCCAGCGTCATCACTGATGGGGCCACAATCGTGTCAGACTCCACTGCGTCCACTTCCTCGGACCTAGGTTCTGCCATTGACAAAATCATCGAGTCCACAATTGGGCCTGACATCATCCAGA gCTGCATCGCTGTGACCAGTGCAGAGGATGGTGGGGCAGAGACTACGCAGTACCTTATTCTGCAGGGGCCCGATGATG GTGCCCCCATGGTGTCCCAGATGGCCACTTCTGCTCTGGCCAATAGCTTGGCGATAGAAGCTGTTGCTGATGGACCTACCTCCACATGCCTTGACCAGCCTGGTCCTTCAGACCCTTCGGAACAGTTGGAAGTGCTGGAGCTGCCCGCGCAGCCAGATCAGGCCCGAGAGGCGGATGGTGGGGAGGAGCTGGACCAGCCGGACATGGAGACCCTGGAAGAGAtgatggaggtggtggtggtgcagcAGTTCAAGTGCAAGATGTGTCAGTACAAGAGCATCTCCAAGAAAACGCTAATTAACCACATGAAAGAGCGGCACTTCCAGCCAG TGGGTTCAGCTCTGGCTTTGAAGAAGGGACGTTCACGAAAGGGGGCGTCTGCTCCAAAGACTGCAGAGGAGGAGGTCccagaagaagaagaggaggatgaTATCATGGATGCTGGTGCTATTGATGACCCTGAAG AGGATAGTGACTATAACCCAGCTGAGGATGAGCCCCGTGGGCGACAGCCCAAGTACAGCCGCACTGTCCCCACATCCAGCGAGGAGAGGCCACGTCGACGCCCGGGGAGACCCCGCAAGTTTCCACGTCTGGAGGACATGCCCCAGGATGTGCCTGAAG GAGGGGAGGTGGAGCCCTTGGTGACATCCCAAAGCACACCGAGCCGTGAGCTGCAGAACTCGGAAGCAGCCAGTTCCTCTGGCTTGGAGAACGGGACCAGCGAGAGCCTGGCAGAGCCCAGCATCAGCCAGTCTGATTCCGAGAACAAGGACCCTTCCTCCAACACCGGCCCTGAGGATGCAGATGTCATCCCCAGGAGGCGAGGGCGGCCCTCCCGCCGCTTCCTGGGCAAGAAATACCGCAAGTACATGGGGCGCAG GTACTACTACAAGTCACCCAAGCCCCTGATGAGGCCCTACCTGTGTCGGATCTGTGGCTCACGTTTCCTCACGCACGATGATCTGCGTTTCCACGTCAACTCGCACGAGGCCAATGACCCGCAGCTCTTTAAGTGTCTTCAGTGCAGCTACCGCTCCCGGCGCTGGTCCTCCCTCAAG GAACACATGTTCAACCACGTGGGCAGCAAACCCTACAAGTGCGAGGAGTGCAATTACACCAGCGTGTACAAGAAGGATGTCATCCGGCACTCCACAGTGCACAGCCGGGATAG gaagaagAGAGCTGATCCG cccccaaAGCTGAACTCCTTCCCGTGCCCCGTATGCAACCGTATCTACCCCATGCAGAAGAGGCTTACCCAGCACATGAAGACGCACAGCACGGAGAAACCCCACATGTGTGACAAG TGCGGGAAGTCCTTTAAGAAGCGCTACACCTTCAAGATGCACCTGCTGACGCACATCCAGGCGATTGCCAACCGCAG GTTCAAGTGTGAGTTCTGTGACTACGTCTGCGAGGACAAAAAGGTCCTGCTGAATCACCAGCTGTCGCACATGAACGACAAGCCCTACAAGTGCAGCTTCTGCAAGTACTCCACCTTCCGGGAGGACTTCCTGGTGTCGCACATGGCTGTCAAGCACACGG GAGGGAAGCCATTTGCTTGCGAGTTCTGTCACTTCACCACCAAGCACAAGAAGAACCTGCGCCTCCATGTGCACTGCCGCCATCCTGACTCCTTCGAGGAGTGGGCACAGAGGCACCCCGAGGAGCcgccctgccgccgccgccccttCTTCACCCTGCAGCAGATCGAggagctgaagcagcagcacagccaggtgcAGGCCCCGGCTGAGCCAGAGGCAAGTCCACCG GCACCTCTTGGCCCTGTCACCTACCATGCGGTCCAGGCCGTCCCGGGAGCAGAGCCCCCCATACTCTCGCAGGATTCCCTGGGAGGGGCCACCATCATTTATGAACAAG ATGTGGCTGGATCAGCAGAACTGGCCACGCAGACCGCCCTGGATCTCCTGCTGAACATGAGCACTCAGCGAGAGCTGGCCACGGGCTCGCTGCAG GTGGCAGTGGTGAAGCCAGGTGATTCAGGAGAGGCGCAGGCCCCCTGTGAGCCACATGCACAGGAGGAGGGGGCAGAGactgaggagcagcagcagaagttgGTGACGCTGCACATGGCAGAGCCTGGGGAGACGTTGGTGCAGGAGGCTTATGAGGAAGCGACCTTGGGTGGCTCAGAACTACAGCAGATCACTATCCCCTTTGGCGGGGCGACAGAGTACAGCATCATCACACCCATCAGTGAGGAGATTCAGGCTCCAGGCACGCTGTACAG CAGTGAAGAGGAGAGCCCTGCAGAGACCTCCCATGCAGTTGTGGTGAGTGAAGCTGTGATGACAGAGGAGGCTCTGAAGGAGCATAACAATCACTATATCATGTCGTCCGGCATTCCAGGGAGCCAGTTCCATCACATTGAG CCCCTCAGCGGGGACGCTGCCTTTCCCTCGCCTGTGGAGGGCCAGGAGGCACAGCCTGCCAGCGTCAAGTGGCCCCTGGTGCAGTGTGTCACCAGGCAGCTCCAGAAGGACTCGTCTTTATCCCCAGCCTCCGAGGGACAGGAAATCTCATCCCCAAAGGTCAAGTGGCCTGCGCTCCAAGGCATGGCCAAGAAGCTCTCATGCAAGGTTTCCACAGCCAAGAAGCTCTCGTGCAAGATTTCCACAGCCAAAAAGTTTTCATGCAAGATTTGCACAGCCATGTTCACAGGGAGAGCAGAAATGGAGAGTCACAAGAGAGCCCACATTGGGCCCAGCACCTTCAAGTGTCCTGACTGTCCATTCACTGCAGCCCTCTGGCCGGAGGTTCGG AGCCACATGGTGCAGCATGCCAGCCTTCGGCCACACAAGTGCACCCACTGCAGCTTTGCCTCCAAGAACAAGAAGGACCTGCGCAGGCATATGCTGACACACACCAACGAGAAACCCTTTGCCTGCCAGATCTGTGGGCAGAG GTTCAACCGTAATGGGCACCTCAAGTTCCACATGCAGCGTTTGCACAGCTCGGAGGGGAAAAGGCCAGGGGggcctgcagctgctgcccagcagacCATCATCCTGAACAGTGATGAGGACACACTGGCCACCCTGCAGA CGGCTCTGCAGTCCGGCCAGGCAGTGCTGGCTCCTGAGCGGCTGCAGCAGGCTCTGGGGCAGGAGCACATCATCGTCGCACAGGAGCAGAGCATCACGAGCCAG GAGGAGGCTACTTACATCCAGGAGATCACAACTGCCGACGGACAGACAGTACAGCACTTAGTGACCTCTGACAACCAG GTTCAGTACATCATTGCCCAGGATGGTGTACAGCACTTGCTTCCCCATGAGTATGTTGTTGTCCCGGAAGGACATCACATCCAG GTACAGGATGGTCAGATCACCCACATCCAGTATGAGCAGGGCAGCCAGTTCCTCCAGGAGCCGCAG aTCCAGTACATGCCTGTCTCACCTGAGCAGCAGCTTGTCACCCAGGCACAGCTGGAGGCAGCTGCACACTCGGCAGTCTCAG cagtggCTGATGCTGCGATGGCCCAGGCGCAGGGCGTGTTCACCGCCGAGGCGACGGCTGAGCAgatccagcagctgcagcaggggatCCACTACGATGTCATCACGCTGGCGGACTAG